GCGGCGGCGACCATCTGCCGGCTGGCCCTGGCTGGCTGGCGAGGCTCGATCTGCTCCTGGCCCAGGACGGTGACCGGGAGCAGGAGGCACAGCGACAGCAGGAGGGGCAGGGTTAGGCGTCGCGTCATAGTCGTCTCCACTGTCTTGGCCGGGCAAGCTTGCATTCGGGCTGCCCGATGTCACTTTCTGCGCCAACAGGAGACATCGGCAAATGGCAGACGAAGAGCCAAGCGGCATCCGGCAGAAGCTGGTGGAGACGAAGCAGGCCTGGGCCAGGGCAGGCCGCCTGTTGACCGGACAAACCGCCACCCCTGAGCAGCGGCTGCCGCCGGGGCAGCGGCTGGTGACGGATTTCCCGGTTCTGGACCTCGGTATTCAGCCGGATGTCGCCAAGGAGACCTTCCGCCTGACGGTGGATGGTCTCGTCGAGAACCCCGTCACGATCGATTGGGCCTGGCTGAATGAGCTGCCGCAGGAAGAGCGCCGCAACGACATCCACTGCGTCACGCAGTGGTCACGCTACGACAACAGTTGGACGGGCGTGCCTGTGCAGGCGCTGCTGGATCTGGTGCGGTTGAAGCCTGGTGCGCGCTTTGTCAGCTTCGAGGCACATGATGGCTACACCACCAACCTGACGATGGAAGACTTCGCCCGGCCGGAGAACCTGCTGGCCCATTCCTGGGAGGGGCAACCGCTGACGCGGCAGCATGGCGGCCCTCTGCGGGTGGTGGTGCCGCATCTTTATCTTTGGAAGAGCACTAAATGGGTGCGGAAGATCAGCTTTCTGTCGCAGAATAAGCCCGGCTTCTGGGAAGTGCGCGGCTATCACGATCGTGGCGACCCCTGGTTGGAGGAACGCTATGGCTGAGCTGACACGACGCCTCTTGCTGGCCTCCGCGCCGCTGCTTCTGGCGGCGGCCCCGGCGCAGAGCGCGTATGACTTCCGTTTCCCCGGCATCGACGGCGGCGAGATCGATCTCGGGCAGTACAGGGGCAAGCCGATGCTGGTGGTGAATACCGCCAGCTTCTGTGGCTTCGCCCCGCAATTCTCGGCGCTTCAGAAGATGCATGAACGCTTCTCGCCGCGCGGCCTGCTGGTGTTGGGGGTGCCCTCCAACGACTTTAACCAGGAAGCCAAGGGCAATGCGGAGGTGAAGGCCTTCTGCGAGGCCGAGTTCGGCGTCACCTTCCCGATGGCCGCCATCAGCCATGTGAAGGGGCCTGAGGCGCATCCTTTCTTCGCCTGGGCCGGAGCGCCGCGCTGGAACTTCTACAAATACCTCGTCGGGGCCAATGGCCGCCTGCTTGGCGTCTTCCCGAGCAAGCTGGAGCCCGATTCACCCGAGGTCGTCCTGGCGATCCGGGCCGCCATGGCCTGAAGCCAGCCTGTCTGTCCGCTTGGTAATGCGGTGATATCGACCCGGCTGTGCTTATGGTGCCGCAACGGGCACCGTGCCCCGGCGATAGCAGGCTTCGTGTATCCATGCAGCAGAGTTCCGGCGCCGCACCCGCTGATGCGGCCGCTTCACCGGAGGAGCAGCGGCTTCTCCGGCACCCCGGCCTTATGGCCTTCCTGGGCAGCCGCAGCCTTTCGGCTCTGGCCTACCAGATGCAAACCGTGGCCGTGGGCTGGCAGATCTATGAACTGACCCGCAGCCCCCTGGCCCTGGGGCTGGTGGGCCTGGCGCAATTCCTGCCGATGGTCCTGCTGGTCTTCGTCTCAGGGCAGGTGGTGGACCGCTTCGACCGCCGACGCATCGCGGCCTGCTGCCAGATCGTCTCGGCCCTTTGCGCCGCGACCTTCGCCTTCGCGTCCTTCGCCGGAGCCGTCACCCCGGCGATGATCTACACCCTCATCGCCATCTTCGGCGCCGCCAGGGCCTTCGAGGGACCGAGCCTCCAGGCCCTCCTGCCGGCCCTGGTGCCGGCTTCGCTCTTCTCGCGCGCCGCCGCGCTCTCCTCCTCCGCTTTCCAGACGGTGACCATCATCGGGCCGTCGGCGGGCGGGCTGCTCTACGGGCTGGGCGCGGGTGTGGTCTATTCCATCGTCGCCGCCATCGCCGCCACGGCGGCGCTGGCCTCATTCCTGATCCGCCACCGCCAGCCGGAGCGGGTGAGGGAGAAGGTGACGCTCGCCGCAGTCTTCGGCGGGCTCCATTTCATCCGCTCCCGCCCGGAAATCATGGGCGCCATCTCACTGGATCTTTTCGCCGTGCTGCTGGGCGGTGCCACGGCGATGATGCCGCTCTACGCGCATGACATCCTGCATGCCGGCCCATGGGGCCTTGGCGTGCTGCGCGGCGCACCGGCCGTGGGGGCGCTGCTGGTCTCGGTCTGGCTGGCGCGGCGGCCCATCCGCCGTCACGCCGGGCTCCTGATGTTCGCCTCCGTGGCTGTCTTCGGGCTGGCAACGGTTGTCTTCGGCCTCTCCACCTGGCTGCCGCTCTCCGCCCTGGCTCTGGCGGTGCTGGGCGGGGCCGATGTGGTGAGCGTCGTGGTGCGCTCCACCCTGGTTCAGCTCCGGACGCCCGATGAGATGCGCGGGCGAGTGGCGGCGGTGAACATGCTGTTCATCGGCACCTCCAACCAGCTTGGGGAGTTCCGCAGCGGGACGCTGGCCGCCGTCACCGGCCCCGTGGCGGCCGTGGTGCTGGGCGGCATCGGCACGATCATCGTGGCCGGGCTGTGGATGCGGCTCTTCCCCAAGCTCCGTGACCTGCAACGGCTGGATGAGGAGGTGGCCTGAGCCACCTCCTGAGCCTCAGTCGCCGAAGCGGTTGCTCTTCGGGAAGCCGTTCGGGGGCTGGCGGCCGGCGCCCGCGCGGTTGCCGCGCCAGGTGGTCAGATCCGTCTCAAGCCGCACGCGTTCACCGATCTTCCAGGTCAGTCCGGCGCTGGCGGTGAAGACTTTCACATCAGCCATGCCGCCATCGCGGTAGCCCTGCAAGGCCACGCCACGGCCACGCGTCATCTCCGGCAGCTGCTCCATCGGGAAGACCAGCAGCTTCCGGTTCTGGCCGATGACGGCGACGCTATCGCCCTCGGCCGGAATCAGGCAGGCGGCCTCGTTGCCGCCATCGACAACCAGCACCTGCTTGCCCGTGCGCTTCTCGGCCACCAGATCCTCGCTCTTGACGATGAAGCCGCGCCCGTCGGTCGAGGCGACGAGATGCTTCACGCCTTCCTTCCAGACGAAAAGCGTGACGACATCATCCTCATTCGTCAGGTCCACCATCAGCCGCACCGGCTGCCCGTCGCCACGGCCACGGGGCAGGGTATCGGCCTTCAGCGTGAAGCACTTGCCGTTGGTGGCGAAGAGGCAGAGCCGGTCCGTGGTCTGCGCGTGCAGGAAGAACTTGAGCTTGTCGCCTTCCTTGAACTTCTGCTCGTTCTCGGGCGGCACATGCCCCTTCAGCGCGCGGATCCAGCCCTTCTCGGAGAGGATGACGGTGATGGGCTCCTTCTCCACGAAGGCGCGCTCGTCGATCACCATGGCGGAAGGCGCGGCTTCCAGGGTCGTGCGGCGGCGGCCGATCTGCGTCCCCTCGCCGAATTTCTCCCGCGTCGCCGCGATTTCATCGGCAATCCGGTTCCAGCGCTTGGTCTCGCTGGCCAGCAGGCCCTGGAGGGATTTCTGCTCCGTCGAGAGCTTCTTGTGCTCCTTGCGGATCTCCATCTCCTCCAGCTTGCGCAGGGCGCGCAGCCGCATGTTCAGGATGGCCTCGGCCTGCATCTCCGTCAGATCGAAGGCCGCGATCAGCGCCTGCTTCGGATGGTCCTCTTCCCGCACGATGCGGATGACCTCATCGAGGTTGAGGTAGACGATGAGATAGCCGTCCAGGATCTCCAGCCGCCGGGCGATGGCGTCCAGCCGGTGCTGACTGCGGCGCACCAGCACCACGTGCCGATGGTCCAGCCATGCGCGCAGCACCTGCTTCAGCCCCATCACCTGCGGGGTGCGGCTGGCATCCAGCACGTTCATGTTGAGGGAGATGCGGTTCTCCAGCTGCGTCGCGCGGAACAGCGTCTCCATCAGCATGGCCGGATCGACGGTGCGGCTCTTCGGCTCCAGCACAATGCGGACGACATCCGTACTCTCGTCCCGCACGTCGCCCAGCAGGGGAAGCTTCTTTTCCTCCAGCAGCAGAGCGATCTGCTCGATCAGGCGGGACTTCTGGACCTGATAGGGGATCTCGGTGACCACCACCTGCCAAGTGCCGTTCTTCAGCGCCTCCTTTTCCCACCGCGCCCGGACGCGGAAGCCGCCCCGGCCGGTGGCATAGGCCTCCCGCACCGATTCAGGGCTTTCTACCAGCACGCCGCCAGTAGGGAAATCGGGGCCCGGCACATGCCGCAGCAGGTCGTCGAGCTCGGCCTTAGGGTTACGGATCAGCTCAATCGCCGCCGCGCAAAGCTCACCCGCATTGTGCGGCGGGATAGAGGTGGCCATGCCGACGGCAATTCCATTGGCGCCATTAGCCAGCAGATTGGGGAAGGCCGCCGGCAGGACGATCGGCTCCTGCTCCTCACCATCGTAGGTCGCGCGGAAATCGACCGCGTTGTCTTCGATGCCTTCCAGCAGCGCCTGGGCGATGGCGGTCAGCCGGGCCTCGGTGTAGCGCATCGCCGCGGCGTTATCGCCGTCGATATTGCCGAAGTTGCCCTGGCCCTCAACCAGCGTGTACCGGGCGGCGAATTCCTGCGCGAGCCGCACCATCGCCTCGTAGATCGAGGCATCGCCATGCGGGTGATACTTACCCATCACATCGCCGACGATGCGGGCGCATTTCTTGAAGCCGCCGCTGGGGTCCAGCCGCAGCTGATGCATTGCCCAGAGCAGGCGCCGATGCACCGGCTTCAACCCATCCCGCACATCCGGCAGGGAGCGCGCCGTGATGGTGGACATGGCATAGGCAAGGTACCGCTCGGACAAGGCGGCCGAGAAATTGGTCGGCACCTCGCCGTCCTGCGGCAGAAGAGTCAGGTCATCAGGCATGGTGCGCTCCCCGGCAGGTCAGATATTCGCGATGGTCCAGGTGCTGACGGGCTAGCGCATCGGGGCCGCAAACGCCAGAGCGGAAGAACAGATCAGAAACATGACCCCTGTCGCCGAGGCCGGTTGCGCAGGTCGCCAACTCCGCCATGCCGCCGGGCGTTAGAAACCAGCGGCCTCCGCCGGAGGCCACGGGACAGGAGTCAGGCGCATGAGCATCTTCAGCTCGATCATGTCTAAGGTTCTTGGGCATAAGCCGCAGGCCGCTCGGGATGCCGCGATACCATCTTCCCTGGACACCACCAACGCACCCGCACCCGCCACGCCGGCTGCGGCCCAGGCGCCTTCCGCCGCCACGCCATCGGTGCCCACAGCCGAGACACCGCCAGCGGCGGCAACCGCCACCGTCTCCGCCCAGACAGTGGATGTTGAGGCGGTGTTGACGGAGATGGCGTCACAAAGCGGGCGGCGGCTGAACTGGCGCCAGTCCATTGTCGACCTGATGAACCTGCTCGACATGGACAGCAGCCTGAAGGCCCGGAAGGAACTGGCGAGAGAACTGAACTACGCCGGCGACACCGATGATACCGCCACCATGAATATCTGGCTGCACAAGCAGGTCATGCGGAAGCTGGCCGAAAATGGCGGCAAGGTCCCGGCCGAGCTGCGCGACTAGCCCGGAGCCTCGCCCTTGAACCAGGCACCCAGCGCCAGCCAGGGGCGCGGGTCCCAGTGGCGTGCGCCGGAGCCGGATGTGGAAGGCAGCACCCAGATGGGCGGAAAATCCAGCCGCCCTTCCACCCGGCCATAGCCGATGGCGCCGGTACGGCGGCCCAGGAAGGCCGCCGCCGGTGCCTTGGCCGTGAAGGCCAGCATGGCCGGGCGAGCGGCCCTGATACGCCGCTCCAGCCCCGCCACGTCATAGGCATCCGGTGGCAGGTCGGCGTCATTGCCGGATGCGTGCTTGGCCAGGTCCGTCAGGCCGATGCCCAGCTCCAGCAGGCGCGGGTATTCATGCGGTGCCCAGCGCCCGGGCGTGAAGCCCGCCTCCGCCAGGATCGACCAGAAACGGTTGCCGGGATGCGCGTAATAGGCCCCACGCGCCGCCGAAACCGCGCCGGGCGCGCTGCCACAGAAGACCAGCCGCAGGCCGGGGCGCAGAAGGTCCGGCAATACCGGTTCGTCGTCCCTCATGCAGCCAGGTCTGCCACGCGGTGCTCCAGCCTCTCCCGCGCAGGGGGCAGGGGGCGGTGCCGCGCGCCGAAAGCATCTCGCGTCAGGAAATGGCCGGCCAACCTGAGGCCTTGCAGCCAGGCCTTCGGGTCACGCTCGGCCTGGGCGCCGTGCAGGAAGCTCGGCAGTGGAAGCAGCCGGTCGGCATAGGGCGCCGCCGCCTCGGAGCAGACGGCGCGGCCGGTGCGGGGGGAAACCCAGTCCAGCTCATCCGTGGTGCCCGTGGCGGCGCAGCGGGATAGATCGAGGCCGTAGCCCAGGCCCTCCAGCAGCAGCAGCTCCCAGCGGATATAGTCGTCCACCACCTGCTCGGCGCCGGCATGGAGATGCGCCAGGATCGGCAGCAGGGCCGAGAAGACCCGCGGTTGCGGCTCGCGTTCCGGCAGTGCATCCGCCGCCAGGGCGCAGGCGGATTGCAGCAGTGCCAGCGCGAGCGGATCGTCCATGGCCAGGGCGGCGGTGGGATGCACCATCTCCCCCGTGAGGTGGCCGAGCTGATCGGCCAGCCGGCCCACCCAGCGCACCTCCACAAGGTTGCCGGGTTGCCAGAGCCCCGACTGGGCGCGGGAGGAGCCCCCCTTGGCGAGCCCCGCATAGCGCCCATGCTGCTCGGTCAGCACGGAGAGGATGGCGCCGCCTTCGCCATAAGGGCGGGCCTCCAGCACGATGGCGGGGGCTTCCCATTCCATGAAAGGAAACTAGCCGATATCTTCCAGACCAATGGCCCGAATGCGGGCGCGTTCCTCGTCCCAGCCCGAACGCTCCTTGACGTTCAGGAAGAGATGGACGCGCCGCTCCAGCAGTGCCTCCAGCTCTGATCGCGCACGGCGGCCGATCTCCTTGATCCGCGCGCCTTTGTCACCGATCACGATGGCCTTCTGCGAGGCGCGGCCGACATAGATGGTGCAGTCGATCCGCACGGAGCCATCGCGCCGCTCCTCCCACTGCTCGGTTTCCACCGTGGCGTGGTGGGGCACCTCCTCATGCGTCTGGCGCAGGATCTGCTCGCGCACGATCTCGGCCGCCAGCATGCGGTCGGGCAGGTCGGAGAGGTCGTCCTCCGGGAAGAGGTAGGGGCCCTGGGGGACGTGGCTGGCCATCATGTCCAGCAGACGCTCCACCCCATCGCCGGTCTCGGCGCTGATCATCAGCGTCTCGGCGAAGGAGATCTGCTCGTTCAGCGCGGCGGTGAGCGGCAGCAGGCGCTTGGTGTCGATCAGGTCGGTCTTGTTCAGGATCAGCCAGACCGGCGCCTTGCTACGCTTCAGCACGGACAGGATGGATTGCAGCGCCTCGGTCAGGCCAGCGCGGGCATCGACCACCAGCAGGGCCAGATCGGCATCCTGAGTGCTCTCCCAGGCTGCGGCCACCATCGCGCGGTCCAGCCGCCGGCGGGGGCTGAAGATGCCGGGGGTGTCGGCCAGGACCAGCTGCGCCCCCTTGTGCATCACGACGGCGCGGATACGGAAGCGCGTCGTCTGCGGCTTCGGGGAGACGATGGAGACCTTGCTGCCGGCCAGCCGGTTCACCAGGGTGGATTTGCCGGCATTGGGCGCGCCCACCACGGCGATGATGCCGCAGCGGGTCCGCTGGTCGCCCTCGGGGGGGGGAATGGGGGTTTCGCTCATTTCGTTAATTCACAGTCCTGCCAGCCAGGCTTCGGCGGCGGCCTGCTCGGCTGCCCGCTTCGATTCGCCGCGGCCCTCCGCTTCCCGCCCACCGGCGTGCACGGCCACCACGAAGACAGGCATATGGGAGGGCCCGGTGGTGGAAACCAGCCGATACTCCGGCAGCCCCTCCGCCCGGCCCAAAGTATACTCTTGCAGCCGGCTCTTGGCCGACATCGGCGGCGTCGGATCGGCCTCGATATGGCCAGCCCACTCGCGGCGGACGAAGCCACGCGCGGCCTCGAGCCCGCCATCCAGATAGAGGGCGCCGATCAGCGCCTCGGTCGCGTCGGCGATCACCGTCGCGCGGCCCCGCAGCCCCGTGCGCCCTTCGGCGGGCGGGATGCGCAGCGCGGCCGGCAGGCCGATGGCATCCCCTACCTTCGCCAGGGTCTCGGCCGCCACCAGCACCGAAAGCCGCTTGCCCAGCGCGCCCTCCCGCTCCTGCGGGAAGCGTTCGGAGAGCCATTCGGCCATCACCAGCGCCAGCACGCGGTCGCCCAGGAATTCCAGCCGCTCGTTCGAATCCAACATGTCCCGCCGCGGGTCGGCGGCGGAACGATGCGTCATGGCGTGCGTCAACAGCGCCGGATTGACGAAGCTGTAGCCGATGCGTTCCTTGAAGTTGGTATTCACCGTACCGCCATGAACAGCCGGTTCCAGCGGACGGCGGAAGGCCATGCCCAGACCTGCCACCAGGCCGCGGAACCATCAACGGAGAAGAAGATCATCTCGGCCCGGCCGACCAGATTCTCCAGCGGCACGAAGCCGACGCCCACGGTCATGTCGCGGCTGTCGAGGCTGTTGTCGCGGTTGTCGCCCATGGCGAAGACATGGCCGGGGGGCACCAGATACTCCGGCGTATTGTCATATGCCTGGTTATCGGACGCTTCCAGGATCTCATGCTGCCTCGGCCCTTCGCCGGGAGAGGGAGGAAGCGTTTCCCGGAACAGGCGGACGGTGATGCGCGGGCCGTCCCCCTCCACGGTGTAAAGGCCGAGGGCCTCGCGTGGCACTTCCTGGCCGTTCAGGAACAGGCGGCCATTTCGCACCTGCACGCGGTCACCGGGCAGGCCGATGATGCGCTTGATGTAGTCGGTGCTGTTGTCCCGGGGGAACTTGAAGACCGCCACATCCCCCCGCTTCGGCACGGCGCCGAAGATACGGCCCTCGAACAGGTCGGGGCCGAAGGGCAGGGAATAGCGCGAGTATCCGTAGGCGTATTTCGAGACGAACAGGTAATCACCCACCTGTAGCGTCGGAATCATGCTGCCGGAGGGAATGTTGAACGGCTCGAAAGCCACGGTACGGATGCCGACGGCGATCAGGACGGCATAGACGATGGTCTTGAGGCTTTCCAGCCAGCCACCCGGCTTCTTCTGTGTCGTCATGAGAGGTTTACGGCGAGGCCTTGCTTCGGTACGCCGCGCCAGCCGCCGCGACCACGATGTTGAGGGGGTAGAGCCTGCTGTGAGGTCGCATGTCAAGGAACCGCTTCGCCGGGCAGGCCGAAGGCTTCGGCCAGCAGGCGGAAGGAGCGGCGCCGGGCTTCAGGGTCGTGCAGGGGCGTCAGCACCGCGACTTCCTCCACCCCAAGTTCCGCCGCCAGCGCCTCCAGGCGGGTCCGTACCTGTTCAGGCGTGCCGATGATGGCGCGCTGGCGTATCCGCTCCAGCCTAGCCAGTTCAGCGTCGGAATAGTGGTAGGCTTCGGCTTCCTCGACGCTCGGCAGGGGTGGGAAGATGCCGCGGTCGCGGGAGAGCCGCCACAGCTCGCGGGAGCGGAAGAGGCGGCGGGCCTCGGCCTCCGTCTCTGCGCAGAGGGCGAAGATGCCGATGGCGGCGTGCGGCGCGGGCAGACGCCCGGCGTCCGCCCGGAAACCGTGCCGGTACTGCGCGATGGCCTCGGCGGCGCCCGCGCCCTCGGTGATGAAATAGGCGAAGCAGTAGGGCAGGCCCAGATAGGCGGCGAGTTGCGCGCCATAGTCGGAGCTGCCGAGCACCCAGACCTGCGGCGTCGTCGGCACTTCCGGCTGGGCCCGGATGGCGCGGAAGGGGTGGTCCACCGGCAGGCCTTCCCCCAGCCAGCCCAGCACCTCCTGAACCTGCTGCGGGAAGCGGTCGGCCGACTGGGCGGCGGCGGGGTTGAGCGCGAAGGCGGTGCGGCCGTCGCTTCCCGGCGCGCGTCCCACGCCGAGGTCGATGCGGCCTGGGGCGATGGCCTCCAGCATGCGGAACTGCTCCGCCACCTTCAGGCTGGCATAGTGGGGCAGCATGATGCCGGCCGAGCCGACACGGATGCGGCGGGTAGTAGCGGCGATGGCGGCGATCAGCACCTCCGGCGCCGCGCCGGCATGGCTGGCGCTGTTGTGGTGCTCGGCCAGCCAGTAGCGGGCAAAGCCCAGCCGGTCAGCCAGCCGCGCAAGTTCCAGCGTCTCTTGCACCGCCTCAGCGGCGTTCCGGCCAGAGGCGATGGTGGATTGGTCCAGGATGGAAAGGGTCAGCGCCATAGCATGAGCCTAGCGCATTGACAGATCATGGGAAGTCACGGAAGTGCGGTTGAGTTATCCGACGAAAAAACTTCAATAACAATTAGCTATCAGAATTTTCTGAGTTGGTGTGGCGGCTATGGTGCTGATAAGGCACGCCATCCAGCGGCCCTTCGACCTGCCACTCACCATCCTTGATCGCGGCGAAATCTGGCCCCAGGGGGGCCTTGCCGGCCCCATCGGGAAGGTCCAGCACATAGGTGGGCCAAGCCAGGCCGGAGATGCGGCCCCGCAGCCCACGCAGCAAGGCGCGCCCTTCCTCGATCGGCACCTCGAAGCGGGCGGTGCCGGGGGCACGATCCAGTTGATGCAGGTAGTAAGGCTTCACCTGGGTCGACAACATGGCGCGGAACAAGTTTTCAAGGGCCTGGGAGGAGTCGTTCACGCCGCGCAGCAGAACGCTTTGCCCCAGCAAAGTGACGCCAGCTTGGCTCAGGCGACGCAGCGCCACCTTCGCGGCCGGAGAGAACTCGCGGGCATGATTGGCATGAACACAGAGGAATGCTGCTTTATCCGTTGATAATGCAGCAATAAGGCGATCGTCCACCCGCTCCGGCGCCGTCACGGGCACCCGCGAGTGCAGGCGGATGATGTCCAGATGCGGAATGGCGGAGAGGCGGCCCATGATATGCGCGAGGCGCCGGGCCGAAAGCATCAGCGGGTCGCCGCCTGTCAGGATCGCCTCCCGCACGGTCGGGGTAGCGGCGAACCAGTCCAGCGCCGTCTCCAGTTCGGCTTCGGTCAGCAACCCGCCATCCGGTCCCACCACCTCGCGACGGAAACAGAAGCGGCAATAGACCGGGCAGGCGAGCAGGGGCTTCAGCAGCGCGCGATCGGGGTAGCGATGCACAACGCCCTTCACGGGAGTGAAGGGTGCGTCGCTGGTGGGGTCGCTGCGCTCATCCGGCCGTGTCACCAGTTCCGCGACGTCGGGGACGTACTGACGGGCGATAGGATCGGCGGGGTCGTCACGGTCGATCAGGGCCTGGACGGCGGGGGTGATCGCCATGGCGAAGTGTTCCGCCACGCGGCGCAGGCCCGGCTCCGCCTCAGGTCGCGCCAGGCCGGCCTGGACCAGGGATGCGGGGTCGCGCAACGTGCGCGGCTTCAATTGCGGGTCACCGTCAGGCATGGTCGCGCGGCCTTACGCCTGGACCTCTATGACCGCAATGCCCGATCCATCATCCCTGCCGCCAGAATGGCACCCAGACCGGCTGGCCGCCCGCCTGCCGGCGCTGCGTCAGCGGGCCGAGCTGCTGGCCCAAACCCGCGCCTTCTTCACCGCCCGCGGCTAT
This genomic window from Roseomonas marmotae contains:
- a CDS encoding lysine-2,3-aminomutase-like protein — translated: MPDGDPQLKPRTLRDPASLVQAGLARPEAEPGLRRVAEHFAMAITPAVQALIDRDDPADPIARQYVPDVAELVTRPDERSDPTSDAPFTPVKGVVHRYPDRALLKPLLACPVYCRFCFRREVVGPDGGLLTEAELETALDWFAATPTVREAILTGGDPLMLSARRLAHIMGRLSAIPHLDIIRLHSRVPVTAPERVDDRLIAALSTDKAAFLCVHANHAREFSPAAKVALRRLSQAGVTLLGQSVLLRGVNDSSQALENLFRAMLSTQVKPYYLHQLDRAPGTARFEVPIEEGRALLRGLRGRISGLAWPTYVLDLPDGAGKAPLGPDFAAIKDGEWQVEGPLDGVPYQHHSRHTNSENSDS